One genomic region from Hoeflea algicola encodes:
- a CDS encoding ABC transporter permease: MIRFVAGRLLSAIPILFVVSLVTFLIIWIVPGDVTAEIAGGDATPAELEAIRQNLGLDRPLLERALAWYGQLLQGDLGHSYLLNRSVSDAVFERLPITLSLAGLSLVIATVIGILLGILAAVRQNTWLDQGAMVTALIGLSVPDFWFGIVMIILFGVFLGWLPTGGYVPITEDFFGWVRSMTLPALTLAFTQMGVIARMTRSSMLDVLNQDFVRTAKAKGMRARTVIFKHALINAMVPIITVVGVITGVLLSGAVVIESVFSLPGVGRLIIGSIQRRDFPIIQGGLLVTAAIFVFVNIIVDVLYVWFDPRVRDDR, translated from the coding sequence TTGATCCGGTTCGTTGCAGGTCGTCTTCTCAGCGCCATCCCAATTCTCTTTGTCGTGTCGCTGGTCACATTCCTGATCATCTGGATCGTTCCCGGCGATGTCACCGCCGAGATTGCCGGTGGCGATGCCACACCTGCCGAACTCGAAGCCATCCGCCAGAACCTTGGTCTCGACCGACCGCTCTTGGAGCGCGCTTTGGCATGGTATGGCCAGTTGCTGCAAGGCGATCTTGGCCATTCCTACCTGTTGAACCGCTCGGTAAGCGATGCTGTTTTCGAGCGGCTGCCGATCACCCTGTCGCTCGCCGGCCTTTCGCTGGTCATTGCTACCGTGATCGGAATCTTGCTCGGCATTCTCGCCGCGGTCCGCCAGAACACCTGGCTCGATCAGGGCGCGATGGTCACAGCGTTGATTGGTCTTTCGGTGCCCGACTTCTGGTTCGGCATTGTCATGATCATTCTGTTCGGCGTGTTTCTGGGCTGGCTTCCCACCGGCGGTTACGTTCCGATCACCGAAGACTTTTTTGGCTGGGTGCGAAGCATGACACTGCCCGCCCTGACGCTGGCCTTTACGCAAATGGGCGTAATTGCCCGAATGACCCGGTCGAGCATGCTCGATGTGCTCAATCAGGATTTCGTGCGCACAGCCAAGGCCAAGGGAATGCGCGCCCGCACGGTGATTTTCAAACATGCGCTGATCAACGCCATGGTACCGATCATCACCGTTGTCGGTGTCATCACCGGGGTGCTGCTGAGCGGCGCGGTGGTGATTGAATCGGTGTTTTCGCTCCCGGGCGTCGGCAGGCTGATCATCGGCTCGATCCAGAGGCGCGATTTCCCGATCATCCAGGGTGGTCTGCTGGTGACGGCGGCGATTTTCGTCTTCGTCAATATCATTGTCGATGTGCTCTATGTCTGGTTTGACCCGAGGGTTCGTGATGACCGCTGA
- a CDS encoding ABC transporter substrate-binding protein codes for MGVYHQLKSLGRALTVTGALVLSTAFLAGGAMAQTMGGDFIVVQGSNPPSLDAMSTSSQASRNINMNIYEPLYGFSEAVTPIPILAETCEISDDGLTYRFPLRKGVKFHNGKEMTAKDVKASLERYRKVGATGNLLDPVESIEITGDYEVTFTMKKATPTFLEAFSSPRAPAVIIPEEDAETEAGKNSFVGTGPYKYVEYVPDSHVKLERFADYSADTRSTGIDGFGGNKTAYFDTVTFRIITEPGAQVAALEAGEVHLLEQIPVPAARRLEGNADIVTYENMPWAFNTFIFNMNVPPSDNPKFREAVQVALNMEEIMGITTEGLFQLDHGWQYAGTTYDAGDIGKEYYNQADADRAKALLKEAGYNGEEFSILTDGNIPGHSKSAIVIAEQLNAIGINAVVNQVDWPTALKIRLQPEGWNGWTLQMGIEPYLGPVGLIATLTGEKPHFIKNDPELDQLYEELISGSTVEARKATFAKIQTRMYEFFGVIKLGNIGLMQASRSNVKGFKPFRFPRVYNVWFED; via the coding sequence ATGGGAGTATATCACCAATTGAAATCATTGGGCCGGGCATTGACCGTGACGGGGGCGCTTGTGCTTTCGACTGCGTTCCTGGCCGGTGGCGCCATGGCCCAGACCATGGGCGGCGACTTTATCGTCGTTCAAGGCTCCAATCCGCCAAGCCTTGATGCGATGTCGACGTCTTCACAGGCGTCACGCAACATCAACATGAATATCTACGAGCCGCTCTACGGCTTCAGCGAAGCCGTGACGCCGATTCCGATCCTCGCCGAAACCTGCGAGATCTCCGATGACGGGCTCACCTATCGCTTTCCCTTGCGCAAGGGTGTGAAATTCCACAACGGCAAGGAAATGACCGCCAAGGACGTCAAGGCATCGCTTGAGCGCTACCGCAAGGTCGGCGCCACCGGCAATCTTCTCGATCCGGTCGAAAGCATCGAGATCACCGGCGACTACGAAGTCACCTTCACCATGAAGAAGGCGACGCCGACATTTCTGGAGGCCTTTTCCTCTCCACGCGCACCTGCGGTCATCATTCCCGAAGAAGACGCGGAGACTGAAGCCGGCAAGAACAGCTTCGTCGGAACCGGCCCCTACAAATATGTTGAGTATGTTCCCGATAGCCACGTCAAGCTCGAGCGGTTCGCAGACTACAGCGCCGATACGCGCTCAACCGGGATCGACGGCTTTGGCGGCAACAAGACTGCCTATTTTGATACGGTCACCTTCCGCATCATCACTGAACCGGGTGCCCAGGTTGCCGCACTTGAAGCAGGCGAAGTTCACTTGCTTGAGCAGATTCCGGTGCCTGCCGCGCGGCGCCTGGAAGGCAATGCCGATATTGTCACCTACGAGAACATGCCCTGGGCGTTCAACACCTTCATTTTCAACATGAATGTGCCGCCGTCCGACAATCCCAAGTTCCGCGAAGCCGTTCAGGTTGCGCTGAACATGGAAGAAATCATGGGCATCACCACCGAAGGCTTGTTCCAGCTTGATCATGGCTGGCAATATGCCGGCACGACCTATGATGCGGGTGACATCGGCAAGGAGTACTACAATCAGGCCGACGCGGATCGCGCCAAGGCGCTGCTCAAGGAAGCGGGGTATAATGGCGAGGAATTCTCGATCCTGACCGACGGCAACATCCCCGGTCATTCGAAGTCCGCCATCGTCATCGCCGAACAACTCAACGCCATCGGTATCAATGCTGTCGTTAATCAGGTTGACTGGCCAACAGCGCTGAAAATCAGGCTGCAGCCTGAAGGCTGGAACGGCTGGACGCTGCAGATGGGCATCGAGCCCTATCTTGGCCCGGTCGGACTGATTGCAACGCTGACAGGCGAGAAGCCGCATTTCATCAAGAACGATCCCGAACTTGATCAGCTTTACGAGGAACTCATTTCCGGTTCGACCGTGGAGGCCCGCAAGGCCACCTTCGCCAAGATCCAGACGCGTATGTACGAGTTTTTCGGTGTCATCAAGCTTGGCAATATCGGGCTGATGCAGGCCAGCCGGTCAAATGTGAAGGGCTTCAAGCCGTTCCGTTTCCCGCGCGTCTACAACGTCTGGTTTGAAGACTAA
- a CDS encoding formylglycine-generating enzyme family protein produces MNQQVDHAAADKPAKSCCVPSAPAKPGAVTLDQVPLADGREDPGSRDMVWIEGATSYVGTDHPVLPIDGEAPRRKVRLRSYGIDRFAVTNKRFTAFVESTGFVTEAEQYGWSFVFWAFVTTEIAKAVPAAPEAPWWLRIEGACWKHPEGPGSDVDDRVNHPVVHVSWRDARAFAAWAGGRLPSEAEWEHAARGPHGGVYPWGDRNPDDHDFFPCNIWQGHFPDTNLTLDGHAGTAPVDTFEPNGFGLYNMVGNAWEWCEDPFRVRSLSSNGKLRNQVAKSQQQRLMKGGSYLCHQSYCHRYRIAARLGCPPDSGTGHVGFRLAYDREGKSEAQNSPLDRP; encoded by the coding sequence ATGAACCAACAGGTTGATCATGCGGCAGCCGACAAGCCCGCAAAAAGCTGTTGTGTTCCATCAGCCCCGGCCAAGCCTGGCGCCGTCACGTTGGATCAGGTTCCACTCGCAGATGGGCGGGAAGATCCCGGCAGTCGGGATATGGTCTGGATCGAGGGCGCAACGTCTTATGTCGGCACCGATCATCCGGTGCTGCCAATCGATGGCGAGGCGCCGCGGCGCAAGGTGCGTTTGCGCAGCTACGGCATTGATCGTTTTGCCGTCACCAATAAGCGCTTTACCGCATTCGTTGAATCGACAGGATTTGTCACAGAAGCCGAGCAGTACGGCTGGTCGTTTGTCTTCTGGGCTTTCGTTACCACCGAGATTGCGAAAGCCGTGCCGGCAGCGCCGGAAGCGCCCTGGTGGCTCAGGATCGAGGGCGCCTGCTGGAAACATCCCGAAGGCCCCGGTTCCGATGTGGATGACCGTGTAAACCACCCGGTGGTGCATGTTTCCTGGCGTGACGCCAGGGCCTTTGCGGCTTGGGCAGGCGGGCGGCTGCCGAGCGAAGCCGAGTGGGAGCACGCGGCCCGCGGCCCGCATGGCGGCGTCTACCCCTGGGGTGATCGCAATCCCGACGATCACGATTTCTTCCCCTGCAATATCTGGCAGGGGCATTTTCCCGATACCAATCTGACGCTTGACGGCCATGCCGGCACAGCACCTGTCGATACGTTCGAACCCAATGGCTTCGGTCTCTACAACATGGTCGGCAATGCCTGGGAATGGTGTGAGGATCCGTTTCGCGTCCGCTCGCTGTCGAGCAACGGCAAACTACGCAATCAGGTTGCCAAAAGCCAACAGCAGCGCCTGATGAAGGGTGGCTCCTATCTGTGTCATCAAAGTTATTGCCATCGCTACCGTATCGCCGCCCGGCTCGGCTGTCCGCCCGACAGCGGCACGGGCCATGTCGGTTTTCGGCTTGCCTATGACCGGGAGGGGAAATCGGAGGCGCAGAATAGTCCGCTCGACAGGCCATGA
- a CDS encoding nucleotidyltransferase family protein: MYDTAAIVLAAGLSRRMGAVNKLLIDINGAAMIRNTVSACAAVCDAPVTVVTGHQAAVIEQVLAGLNVRFIHNPDYASGQASSVVSGLNAVPEARTTLVVLGDQPLLDNEALRQLLAAHRASDETRITIPVNGTDRGNPLVIPLALKASLLSDKTNPGCRKFTRNNPDKVNQVAFDNPAYFTDLDTLDDLESFQKAQPPAT, from the coding sequence ATGTATGACACGGCGGCAATCGTTCTGGCAGCAGGCCTGTCTCGCCGGATGGGAGCGGTCAACAAACTGCTTATCGACATCAACGGCGCTGCGATGATCCGGAACACGGTGTCGGCCTGTGCAGCCGTGTGTGATGCGCCGGTTACCGTTGTGACTGGCCATCAGGCAGCCGTCATCGAACAGGTGCTGGCGGGGCTCAACGTCAGGTTCATTCACAACCCGGATTATGCTTCGGGACAGGCAAGCTCTGTGGTTTCCGGACTGAACGCGGTGCCGGAGGCAAGGACAACGCTTGTCGTACTGGGCGATCAACCGCTCCTGGATAATGAAGCACTGAGACAGCTTCTTGCTGCGCACAGGGCCAGCGACGAAACACGCATTACCATACCGGTGAACGGCACTGATCGCGGTAATCCACTGGTCATCCCGCTGGCGTTGAAGGCATCGTTGCTGTCAGACAAGACCAACCCCGGCTGCCGGAAATTCACCCGCAACAACCCGGACAAGGTCAACCAGGTGGCCTTTGATAACCCTGCCTATTTCACCGACCTCGACACGCTGGACGACCTCGAATCCTTTCAGAAGGCACAACCGCCAGCCACGTGA
- a CDS encoding AAA family ATPase, producing the protein MPQEKVATQLAAVGYIPDRDLATALWLMESLKRPLLLEGEAGVGKTEVARALALAHDTKLIRLQCYEGLDQSAALYEWNYQRQLLAIKAREGTDAAAVEEHIFSEAYLLERPLLAAIRQEKSPVLLIDEVDRADEEFEAFLLELLSDFQVSIPELGTITATTIPRVILTSNGTRELSDALRRRCLYHYVDYPDVDREARIILSRLPGIDTDLALQIANMVSLIRKEDLRKSPGVAETLDWAATLAGLDIRHLRDEPETVHETLMCLIKTAEDKSGMTREVTDRLLGKVA; encoded by the coding sequence ATTCCACAGGAAAAGGTCGCCACGCAACTGGCCGCGGTCGGGTATATTCCCGATCGCGATCTGGCCACGGCGCTATGGCTTATGGAGAGCCTCAAGCGGCCGCTGCTGCTTGAGGGCGAAGCTGGCGTCGGCAAAACAGAAGTGGCACGGGCCTTGGCCCTTGCCCACGATACCAAACTGATCCGGCTGCAATGCTACGAGGGGCTCGACCAGAGTGCGGCCCTCTATGAATGGAACTATCAACGCCAATTGCTGGCCATCAAGGCACGCGAAGGCACCGATGCCGCTGCAGTCGAGGAGCATATTTTCAGCGAGGCCTATCTGCTCGAACGTCCGCTGCTGGCCGCGATCAGGCAGGAGAAGTCTCCTGTTCTGCTGATCGATGAGGTGGACCGGGCGGACGAAGAGTTCGAGGCGTTCCTGCTCGAACTGCTGTCAGACTTCCAGGTCTCGATTCCGGAATTGGGAACGATCACGGCGACCACCATTCCCCGTGTCATCCTGACATCCAATGGCACACGCGAACTCAGCGATGCCCTGCGCCGTCGCTGTCTCTACCATTATGTCGACTATCCCGATGTCGACCGCGAAGCCAGAATCATCCTGTCGCGCCTACCCGGCATCGACACCGATCTGGCACTGCAGATCGCCAATATGGTCAGCCTCATCCGCAAGGAAGACTTGCGCAAATCACCGGGCGTCGCCGAAACGCTGGACTGGGCTGCCACTCTGGCTGGCCTCGACATTCGCCATTTGCGCGATGAACCGGAGACGGTTCACGAAACATTGATGTGCCTGATCAAGACTGCTGAAGACAAATCCGGCATGACCCGTGAGGTCACCGACCGGCTGCTCGGCAAGGTGGCCTGA
- a CDS encoding ABC transporter permease, translating to MTAEPVHPEDTLSLGAEMAAARRRRWRQLAGRLLSHRSFSFGLVILAIFVFVALSADLIAPYEPSRSDYRSILMPPSYEHWFGTDSFGRDIASRIIYGTRVSLRIGLIVVLTTGILGTLLGTLASYVRWLDSLIMRTLDGLMAFPGVLLAIALAAALGPSEINAIIALTVTFTPRTARIVRASVLVVQGMQFIEAAHAVGASHARIIFRYILANALSPLIVQLTFVFAVSIVAEAILSFLGVGPPPPAPSLGNIIADGRTYIQEAWWIAVFPGIAIAVAVLSLNLMGDGLRDIIDPRQRNLRGGA from the coding sequence ATGACCGCTGAGCCCGTGCACCCCGAGGACACGCTCTCGCTGGGCGCTGAAATGGCAGCCGCGCGAAGGCGACGCTGGCGTCAGCTTGCCGGCCGGCTGCTCTCCCACCGCTCGTTTTCCTTCGGGTTGGTGATCCTTGCGATCTTTGTATTTGTCGCCCTGTCTGCCGATCTCATCGCGCCCTATGAGCCGAGCCGCAGCGATTACCGTTCGATCCTCATGCCGCCATCCTACGAGCACTGGTTCGGCACCGATTCCTTCGGCCGGGACATCGCCAGCCGCATCATCTACGGCACCCGCGTATCGCTGCGCATCGGCCTCATTGTCGTTCTGACAACCGGAATTCTCGGCACGCTGCTTGGCACTTTGGCAAGCTATGTTCGCTGGCTCGACAGCCTTATCATGCGTACGCTCGATGGTTTGATGGCGTTTCCCGGCGTGCTGCTGGCCATTGCCCTCGCTGCAGCGCTCGGACCGTCCGAAATCAACGCCATCATCGCGCTCACAGTTACCTTCACCCCTCGCACGGCGCGCATTGTTCGCGCCAGCGTGCTGGTGGTTCAGGGCATGCAGTTCATTGAGGCGGCGCATGCAGTTGGCGCAAGCCACGCGCGCATCATCTTCCGCTATATCCTCGCTAATGCCTTGTCGCCATTGATCGTCCAACTGACTTTCGTCTTTGCCGTGTCGATCGTCGCCGAGGCGATCCTGAGCTTTCTCGGCGTTGGCCCGCCACCGCCGGCACCGTCGCTCGGTAACATCATCGCCGATGGTCGTACCTATATTCAGGAAGCCTGGTGGATTGCCGTGTTCCCCGGTATCGCCATTGCGGTTGCCGTGCTGAGTCTCAATTTGATGGGCGACGGACTGCGCGACATCATCGACCCACGGCAGCGCAATTTGCGCGGCGGCGCCTGA
- a CDS encoding XdhC family protein, translating into MPRQSDILDLMNDYKTKGEPFALATVVRTVSVTAAKAGAKAVIRSDGTITEGWIGGGCARGAVLKAAREALADGQSRLVSIQPDEQLSEHQVKPGEVREGVVYAKNMCPSQGTMDVFVEPVLPRPHLTICGASPVAVALADLARRMGFFVTICAPADDHAGFGETDRLIDGYAIPTDGSERDYVVIATQGRGDSAALKAAVQVPSKYLAFVGSRKKAAALKADLVESGIQAAQLENIHAPAGLDLGAITPDEIAFSIVAEMIEIRRRGQRTL; encoded by the coding sequence ATGCCACGGCAGTCCGACATTCTGGATCTGATGAATGATTACAAAACCAAGGGCGAGCCGTTCGCGCTGGCGACCGTCGTGCGCACGGTATCGGTCACAGCCGCAAAGGCTGGCGCCAAGGCGGTGATCCGAAGCGACGGTACCATCACCGAGGGTTGGATCGGCGGTGGCTGCGCCCGTGGCGCAGTGTTGAAGGCTGCGCGGGAAGCACTTGCCGATGGTCAATCGCGGCTTGTCAGCATCCAGCCCGACGAGCAGCTCTCGGAGCATCAGGTCAAACCCGGCGAGGTGCGCGAAGGCGTGGTCTACGCCAAGAACATGTGTCCCAGCCAGGGAACCATGGATGTGTTTGTCGAACCGGTGTTGCCGCGGCCGCATCTGACGATTTGCGGCGCCTCACCAGTTGCCGTTGCGCTTGCCGATCTCGCCCGGCGGATGGGGTTCTTCGTCACCATCTGCGCGCCGGCGGATGACCACGCCGGCTTTGGTGAAACCGATAGGCTGATTGATGGCTACGCCATTCCAACCGACGGCAGTGAAAGGGATTATGTGGTGATTGCCACCCAGGGCCGCGGCGACAGCGCGGCGCTCAAGGCGGCGGTGCAGGTGCCTTCAAAATACCTGGCATTTGTCGGCTCACGCAAAAAGGCTGCCGCTTTAAAAGCCGATTTGGTAGAATCAGGCATACAGGCTGCACAGCTTGAAAACATTCATGCCCCGGCGGGTCTCGATCTCGGCGCCATCACGCCCGACGAAATCGCGTTCTCGATTGTCGCCGAAATGATCGAAATCCGCCGCCGCGGCCAACGCACACTCTGA
- a CDS encoding sulfatase family protein, translating into MNQPNIIVVLVDQMRRDALSCAGDPNVRTPNLDRLASRGVRFTSACSTFPACVPFRFSMVTGEYAHSRNVPALGYRLSPAEHTLGDALKSQGYATAYIGKWHLYSAYGVSGGLTLSQASRTPIPASHRRGFDYWRGFELRNDFYDTAYFVDDDPVPRRLPGHQTDGLFDLAAHYLEADRPEDQPFFLLLSVEAPHPPFMASEQSLKRVRDRGPMVPRPNVDLAAISFFPPEWHEESGPAGKVDPDDPASVARVAEANMQAYYAMIEMIDDNMGKLDTVLEQTGLADNTVVVFLSDHGELGGSHGLLGKAEPWEESVGVPLIVAGPDRYVAGHGATASVPVNTEDLFPTFVGLTGGSASARFTGMNLAPFIRGECAEPVRDGVLLEFVTETRSNRSYYDETWRGIRSDHLKYTVIGDRAGARPWQLFDLSTDPYEMNNLVDQSAGADLAADMHGRLIGLLDRSGDDYALAPAFGHPARNAVVPDAEVARSI; encoded by the coding sequence ATGAATCAGCCAAACATCATTGTCGTTCTCGTTGATCAGATGCGGCGCGACGCGCTGAGCTGTGCCGGCGATCCAAATGTACGCACCCCCAACCTCGACAGGCTCGCTTCCCGTGGCGTTCGCTTTACCTCGGCCTGTTCGACGTTTCCTGCCTGTGTGCCGTTCAGGTTTTCAATGGTGACCGGTGAATACGCCCATTCCAGAAATGTGCCTGCGCTTGGCTACCGGCTGTCTCCGGCGGAGCATACGTTGGGCGATGCGCTGAAATCACAAGGCTATGCCACGGCCTATATCGGCAAATGGCACCTCTATTCGGCCTATGGCGTCAGCGGCGGCCTGACCCTGTCGCAGGCAAGCAGGACGCCGATCCCGGCCAGTCACCGCCGCGGATTTGACTATTGGCGCGGTTTCGAACTTCGCAATGATTTCTACGACACCGCCTATTTTGTCGATGACGATCCGGTGCCGCGGCGTCTTCCCGGCCATCAGACCGACGGGCTGTTTGATCTGGCTGCCCATTATCTCGAAGCAGATAGGCCGGAGGATCAGCCGTTTTTCCTGTTGCTGTCGGTCGAGGCGCCGCATCCGCCCTTTATGGCGTCGGAGCAGAGTCTGAAGCGTGTCCGCGATCGCGGGCCGATGGTGCCGCGGCCAAATGTAGATCTTGCTGCCATCAGCTTCTTTCCGCCCGAATGGCATGAGGAAAGCGGGCCGGCGGGAAAGGTCGACCCGGATGACCCCGCGTCGGTGGCGCGGGTGGCCGAAGCCAATATGCAGGCCTATTACGCCATGATCGAGATGATCGACGACAACATGGGAAAGCTGGACACGGTTCTGGAACAGACTGGCTTGGCGGATAACACCGTGGTCGTGTTCCTCTCCGATCACGGGGAACTTGGCGGCAGCCACGGCTTGCTGGGCAAGGCGGAGCCCTGGGAGGAATCGGTAGGCGTGCCGCTGATTGTCGCCGGTCCCGACCGTTACGTTGCCGGCCACGGCGCGACCGCGTCTGTACCGGTCAACACCGAGGACCTGTTTCCAACATTTGTCGGGCTGACCGGCGGTTCAGCGTCCGCGCGCTTCACCGGAATGAATTTGGCGCCGTTCATCCGTGGCGAATGTGCGGAGCCGGTCCGCGATGGCGTGTTGCTGGAATTCGTCACCGAAACCCGGTCTAACCGCTCCTATTACGACGAGACCTGGCGCGGGATCAGGTCCGATCACCTCAAATACACGGTGATCGGCGACCGGGCAGGGGCCCGGCCATGGCAGCTGTTTGATCTTTCAACCGACCCCTATGAAATGAACAATCTGGTGGACCAGTCAGCCGGCGCCGATCTGGCAGCCGACATGCACGGCCGTCTGATTGGGCTTCTCGACCGTAGCGGCGATGATTACGCGCTGGCACCCGCCTTCGGGCATCCGGCGCGCAATGCGGTGGTGCCGGATGCAGAGGTCGCACGCAGCATTTAG
- a CDS encoding GntR family transcriptional regulator codes for MSTAKAPRPKRNFSSLAPLTTKTLVDQVVDAIVEATAKGIFLPGDRIVEAEVARSLNVSRIPVREALRLLESQGVVVSERYRGMRLMSVNIDRLEKTLKVRLALEKLAGAEVIARAMADPAILAPLEDIVTQMHAAADAGDGFLVASLDTAFHLCLCELSDNDTLVRTWKPLSRQLTIIFGLSTLKKDIKAIVAEHDDVIDALRKGDRSAFDKLMEVHILEYSRAVDYEKLVEQLRMLEHRDNTD; via the coding sequence ATGTCGACTGCTAAAGCGCCACGACCAAAAAGAAACTTCTCCAGCCTCGCCCCGCTGACGACGAAAACCCTTGTTGATCAGGTCGTTGATGCGATTGTGGAAGCGACCGCCAAGGGAATATTTCTGCCCGGAGACAGGATCGTCGAGGCGGAAGTCGCGCGCTCGCTGAACGTCAGCCGGATCCCGGTTCGCGAGGCATTGCGGCTGTTGGAGAGCCAGGGGGTAGTTGTCAGCGAACGTTACCGCGGCATGCGGCTGATGAGCGTCAATATTGATCGGCTCGAAAAAACCCTCAAGGTTCGTCTTGCGCTGGAAAAGCTCGCCGGTGCTGAAGTGATCGCACGGGCAATGGCAGATCCGGCGATCCTGGCTCCGCTTGAGGACATCGTCACCCAGATGCATGCTGCAGCCGATGCCGGCGACGGCTTTTTGGTGGCAAGCCTCGATACCGCGTTTCATCTCTGCCTTTGCGAGTTGTCGGACAATGACACGCTGGTACGCACCTGGAAGCCGCTGTCGCGGCAGCTGACGATCATCTTCGGCCTTTCGACCCTGAAGAAGGACATAAAGGCCATTGTCGCCGAGCATGACGACGTCATAGACGCCTTGCGCAAGGGCGACCGGAGCGCATTCGACAAGCTGATGGAAGTCCATATCCTCGAATACTCGCGTGCCGTGGACTATGAGAAGCTCGTCGAGCAATTGCGGATGCTTGAGCATCGCGACAACACCGATTGA
- a CDS encoding AbrB family transcriptional regulator, with protein MRAASWSALRRVAILLGVFAAAFVAGQLGTWLHAPLAWMIGPMITTAAITLLFSQRAPPALLRVIGQLVIGGALGLHLTPDAFDRIIANAVPIIAGALILTAAATAYGVAQSRLFGVHRATALYSTVPGGPIEMALLATQNGGDGARTALAQTLRIVFVVLVFPPALTIAAVSAPAVAIAAGGWWDTALLAAIALAAGLAASMVRLTSPFFLGPMMVVGALAASGIPHATHHAGVVPAAQILLGVSPGSMFRRDLFRGAGRFLLGTCLSTAFLIAVSAMVSLILGYLYDIDLATMMLANAPGAVTEMVITAEVLRLDVATVASFQFVRIAIALTLVGVIDRFLKQHRPA; from the coding sequence ATGAGAGCGGCTTCCTGGTCGGCATTACGGCGGGTGGCGATATTGCTTGGCGTCTTTGCGGCAGCCTTTGTGGCGGGCCAGCTCGGCACCTGGTTGCACGCGCCGCTGGCCTGGATGATCGGGCCGATGATCACCACTGCGGCCATCACCCTGCTATTCAGCCAGAGAGCGCCGCCGGCCTTGCTGCGGGTTATCGGCCAACTTGTGATCGGCGGCGCGCTCGGTCTGCACCTGACACCAGACGCCTTTGACCGCATCATTGCAAATGCGGTGCCGATCATTGCCGGTGCCCTGATACTGACGGCTGCGGCGACCGCCTACGGTGTCGCGCAATCCCGTCTGTTTGGCGTCCATCGCGCAACCGCGCTTTATTCCACGGTGCCTGGTGGCCCAATCGAGATGGCGCTGCTGGCAACCCAGAACGGTGGTGATGGCGCGCGCACCGCGCTGGCACAGACCTTGCGGATCGTCTTCGTCGTGCTGGTGTTTCCCCCCGCGCTCACCATCGCTGCCGTATCCGCGCCGGCCGTGGCGATTGCCGCCGGCGGATGGTGGGACACGGCACTGCTGGCCGCAATCGCCCTGGCTGCCGGTCTGGCCGCAAGCATGGTTCGCCTCACCAGCCCGTTTTTCCTCGGCCCGATGATGGTTGTCGGCGCGCTGGCGGCGTCGGGTATCCCGCACGCCACCCACCATGCCGGCGTCGTTCCCGCCGCGCAGATCCTGCTTGGGGTTTCGCCGGGATCGATGTTCCGGCGCGATCTGTTTCGCGGCGCCGGGCGGTTCTTGCTCGGCACCTGCCTGTCGACAGCCTTCCTCATAGCGGTCTCGGCGATGGTCTCGCTGATCCTCGGTTACCTCTATGATATCGACCTTGCCACCATGATGCTGGCAAACGCGCCCGGCGCGGTAACCGAAATGGTGATCACCGCCGAGGTGCTGCGGCTCGACGTCGCCACTGTCGCCAGCTTTCAGTTCGTCCGGATCGCGATTGCGCTGACACTGGTGGGCGTGATCGACCGCTTTCTCAAGCAACATAGGCCCGCATGA